In Vidua chalybeata isolate OUT-0048 chromosome 5, bVidCha1 merged haplotype, whole genome shotgun sequence, one genomic interval encodes:
- the LOC128787946 gene encoding nucleolar pre-ribosomal-associated protein 1-like isoform X2, producing MFGLQTDCSQWMLAIKFGRNGNGEVQKKLCTKQHEWILRFLGEGLRDKHCCELYVYQRIFRVILSLLSSPLCDQGSQSPILEIRQSAARVTSRAAHEPIEDHSLLSWVLHGLEKRFLENKVINKMISLLHPLWLINLGDKRENRNRSQMLLLRWIYDLPVYRYMRISVHLCSANNGSFYDTLLYCLIFLIKCDFKLLGITFYSAYWLK from the exons atgTTTGGGCTGCAGACTGACTGTTCCCAATGGATGTTAGCGATTAAATTTGGTAGGAATGGAAATGGAGAAgtccagaagaagctgtg TACAAAACAGCACGAGTGgatcctcagatttcttggggaagggctgcgtgacaaacattgctgtgagctctatgtctaccagaggattttccgggtcattctttcccttctcagcagtcctttgtgtgaccagggctcccag agtcctATTCTGGAGATACGACAGAGTGCTGCCCGTGTCACCTctagagctgcccatgagccgatagaggatcacagcctcctctcgtgGGTCCTGCACggcttagagaaaag gtttctggagaacaaggtgataaataaaatgatttcctTACTCCATCCTCTGTGGCTAATAAatttaggagacaagagagaaaacaggaatcggtcccagatgctgctgttgagatggATATATGATCTacctgtatatagatatatgcgTATCTCTGTACATCTGTGTAGTGCTAATAATGGGAGTTTTTATGATACGTTGCTTTACtgtcttatatttttaataaagtgtgattttaagttattaggtataacattttattctgcttattggctaaagtaa
- the LOC128787946 gene encoding uncharacterized protein LOC128787946 isoform X1 produces the protein MFGLQTDCSQWMLAIKFGRNGNGEVQKKLCTKQHEWILRFLGEGLRDKHCCELYVYQRIFRVILSLLSSPLCDQGSQSPILEIRQSAARVTSRAAHEPIEDHSLLSWVLHGLEKRTCCTGSGTVMDLSCLEHYFSSPCLSLTKKISSASTECPDRFRFLENKVINKMISLLHPLWLINLGDKRENRNRSQMLLLRWIYDLPVYRYMRISVHLCSANNGSFYDTLLYCLIFLIKCDFKLLGITFYSAYWLK, from the exons atgTTTGGGCTGCAGACTGACTGTTCCCAATGGATGTTAGCGATTAAATTTGGTAGGAATGGAAATGGAGAAgtccagaagaagctgtg TACAAAACAGCACGAGTGgatcctcagatttcttggggaagggctgcgtgacaaacattgctgtgagctctatgtctaccagaggattttccgggtcattctttcccttctcagcagtcctttgtgtgaccagggctcccag agtcctATTCTGGAGATACGACAGAGTGCTGCCCGTGTCACCTctagagctgcccatgagccgatagaggatcacagcctcctctcgtgGGTCCTGCACggcttagagaaaag gacctgctgcacaggaagtggCACAGTAATGGATTTGAGCTGTCTAGAACATTatttctcctccccttgcctctccctgacaaaaaaaatctcttctgcaagcacagagtgccCTGACAGGTTCAG gtttctggagaacaaggtgataaataaaatgatttcctTACTCCATCCTCTGTGGCTAATAAatttaggagacaagagagaaaacaggaatcggtcccagatgctgctgttgagatggATATATGATCTacctgtatatagatatatgcgTATCTCTGTACATCTGTGTAGTGCTAATAATGGGAGTTTTTATGATACGTTGCTTTACtgtcttatatttttaataaagtgtgattttaagttattaggtataacattttattctgcttattggctaaagtaa